A single genomic interval of Hyphomicrobium methylovorum harbors:
- a CDS encoding lytic murein transglycosylase translates to MRARHSIFAPAMLVLAAMSTGAQAEAAPPTPANKRNCQNTVPFNRWVADFKKEALAEGIHAETIQSMIGGLTPDMSVISRDRKQSFFSQTFAQFYFKLATKNREDTGRVYLKRYHELFDRAEKEFGVPGPVITGFWALESDFGAGQGKLPVVRSLLTLAWDCRRSDLFREELKAAMKIVERGDLTADQLIGSWAGELGQTQFLPRHYYNFAVDYDNDGRRDLINDRADIIGSTAKFIASLGWRRGEPWLEQVKVTKDLPWEKADLAIKLPRSQWVAWGVTGVGDALPNDEMPASLILPMGRHGPAFLAYDNFGIYPQWNQSLTYATTAAHLAARMAGAPNLSKNIGNVPSLSYEELKELQRLLNRRGHDVGEIDGKLGAGTRKAVKEMQLEFGLPADSYPTAELLSALRGRS, encoded by the coding sequence ATGCGCGCTCGTCATTCGATTTTTGCCCCCGCCATGCTTGTGCTCGCCGCAATGTCGACTGGCGCGCAAGCTGAGGCGGCCCCGCCAACGCCTGCCAACAAGCGCAATTGTCAGAATACTGTTCCGTTCAATCGCTGGGTGGCGGATTTCAAAAAGGAAGCGCTCGCCGAGGGAATTCACGCCGAGACCATACAGTCGATGATCGGCGGCCTGACACCGGACATGAGCGTCATCTCGCGAGATCGCAAGCAAAGCTTCTTCTCGCAAACGTTCGCGCAGTTCTACTTCAAGCTCGCCACCAAGAACCGCGAAGACACGGGTCGCGTCTACCTCAAGCGCTATCACGAGCTATTTGACCGCGCGGAGAAGGAGTTCGGCGTTCCGGGGCCTGTCATCACCGGGTTCTGGGCTTTGGAAAGCGATTTCGGAGCCGGGCAAGGCAAGCTGCCGGTCGTGCGTTCGCTGTTGACGCTCGCCTGGGATTGCCGCCGCAGCGATCTGTTCCGCGAAGAATTGAAAGCCGCGATGAAAATCGTCGAGCGCGGCGACCTGACGGCCGACCAGCTGATCGGCTCCTGGGCTGGCGAACTCGGCCAGACGCAGTTCCTACCGCGTCACTATTATAATTTCGCCGTCGACTACGACAACGACGGACGGCGCGATCTCATCAACGACAGGGCCGACATCATCGGATCGACGGCGAAGTTCATCGCCTCTCTCGGTTGGCGCCGCGGCGAGCCCTGGCTCGAGCAGGTGAAGGTCACCAAGGATCTGCCATGGGAAAAGGCCGATCTCGCAATCAAGTTGCCGCGCTCTCAATGGGTCGCATGGGGTGTCACTGGCGTGGGTGATGCGTTGCCGAATGACGAAATGCCAGCGTCGCTCATCTTGCCGATGGGCCGCCATGGCCCCGCGTTCCTGGCCTATGACAACTTCGGTATCTATCCGCAGTGGAACCAGTCGCTGACATACGCAACCACCGCGGCACATCTCGCCGCGCGCATGGCAGGCGCTCCGAACCTGAGCAAGAACATCGGCAACGTTCCGTCGCTCAGCTACGAAGAGCTGAAGGAATTGCAGCGCTTGCTCAACCGTCGCGGACACGACGTCGGCGAGATCGACGGCAAGCTCGGCGCAGGCACGCGCAAAGCGGTCAAGGAAATGCAGTTGGAATTTGGCCTGCCAGCCGACAGCTATCCGACAGCAGAATTGCTCTCCGCTCTCCGCGGCCGCAGCTAA
- the rplT gene encoding 50S ribosomal protein L20, protein MARVKRGVTAHAKHKKVIKAAKGYYGRRKNTIRVAKQAVEKALQYGYRDRKRRKRNFRALWIQRINAAVREHGLTYGRFINGLSNLGIEVDRKVLSDIAINDPAGFKALVDKAAAAASSPVAEADKAKKAA, encoded by the coding sequence ATGGCCCGCGTTAAACGTGGCGTTACCGCCCACGCCAAGCACAAGAAAGTTATCAAGGCTGCGAAAGGCTATTATGGCCGGCGCAAAAATACGATCCGCGTCGCTAAGCAGGCCGTCGAAAAGGCGCTGCAGTACGGCTATCGCGATCGCAAGCGTCGCAAGCGCAATTTCCGCGCTCTCTGGATCCAGCGCATCAACGCTGCCGTTCGCGAACACGGTCTGACGTACGGCCGATTTATCAACGGTCTGTCGAACCTCGGCATCGAAGTCGATCGCAAGGTTCTCTCGGATATCGCGATCAACGATCCGGCTGGTTTCAAGGCTCTCGTCGACAAGGCTGCTGCTGCAGCTAGCTCGCCGGTTGCCGAAGCCGACAAGGCCAAGAAGGCGGCTTAA
- the infA gene encoding translation initiation factor IF-1 has product MAKEEMLEFEGIVDEVLPDARCRVKLDNGHEVIAYTSGRMKKNRIRILAGDRVTVEMTPYDLTKGRINFRHKDIRAGGGDFAGGSRPGGPPRRR; this is encoded by the coding sequence ATGGCGAAAGAAGAGATGCTCGAGTTCGAAGGCATCGTGGACGAAGTTCTGCCGGATGCCCGCTGCCGCGTTAAACTCGACAACGGGCATGAGGTGATTGCCTACACCTCTGGACGCATGAAGAAGAACAGAATTCGTATTCTCGCCGGCGACCGTGTTACCGTTGAGATGACGCCGTACGACCTGACGAAGGGCCGTATCAACTTCCGTCACAAAGACATCCGCGCAGGTGGCGGAGATTTCGCTGGCGGATCGCGCCCGGGTGGACCGCCGCGCCGCCGTTAA
- a CDS encoding YcbK family protein, which yields MSKGFIAIITLMLITLAAGIANARSYDGDHSKMKSRAMTSSGSSVTCLSWDARALLNRIRSKFGNVQIVSTCRPGARIAGTRNVSRHSYGKAIDFRVPGRKAEVVRWLIANHRTGGVMTYRDMDHIHVDIGPHFVALNRPSGRT from the coding sequence ATGAGTAAGGGATTTATCGCTATTATTACGTTGATGCTGATCACGCTCGCGGCAGGTATCGCGAATGCCAGATCGTACGACGGCGACCACAGCAAGATGAAAAGTCGCGCAATGACGAGCAGCGGAAGCTCCGTCACGTGCCTGTCCTGGGATGCACGCGCACTTTTGAACCGTATTCGCAGCAAATTTGGAAATGTGCAGATCGTTTCCACGTGCCGTCCCGGCGCGCGTATCGCCGGAACCCGGAACGTCTCGCGCCACTCCTATGGCAAGGCCATCGACTTCCGTGTGCCGGGCCGCAAGGCTGAGGTCGTTCGCTGGCTCATCGCCAACCATCGCACCGGCGGCGTGATGACGTATCGCGATATGGACCACATCCACGTCGATATCGGACCGCACTTCGTGGCGTTGAACCGCCCGAGCGGACGCACCTGA
- the lepA gene encoding translation elongation factor 4, translated as MTDISRIRNFSIIAHIDHGKSTLSDRLIQLCGNVTNREMKAQILDSMDIERERGITIKAQTVRLDYPAKDGHTYQLNLMDTPGHVDFAYEVSRSLAACEGAVLVVDASQGVEAQTLANVYQALDNDLEILPVLNKIDLPAADADRVKQQIEDVIGIDASAAIGVSAKTGLNIEAVLDAIVERLPPPKGDGNKPLKAMLIDSWYDAYLGVVVLVRIIDGKLKKGQRVKLLSTGASYQIERVGIFRPKQETLEYLGPGEIGFFTAAIKEVADTRVGDTITDEKNPTTEALPGFKPAQPVVFCGLFPVDAADFEDLREAMGKLRLNDASFSFEAESSAALGFGFRCGFLGLLHLEIITERLEREFNLDLITTAPSVIYHLHMNDGSMIEMHNPADMPEVVRIDHIEEPWIEATILVPDDYLGAVLKLCQDRRGRQKQLTYAGSRAMVMYELPLNEVVFDFYDRLKSVSRGYASFDYHIKDYEEGDLVKLSILVNGEPVDALSIVVHRSRAESRGRSMCEKLKELIPPHLFQIPIQAAIGAKVIARETIRALRKDVLAKCYGGDISRKRKLLDKQKAGKKKMREFGKVEIPQEAFINALKMDDN; from the coding sequence ATGACAGACATTTCACGCATACGGAATTTTTCGATCATCGCGCACATCGACCATGGCAAGTCGACGCTGTCGGACAGGCTGATTCAGCTCTGCGGCAATGTCACAAACCGGGAGATGAAGGCACAGATCCTCGACTCGATGGACATCGAGCGCGAGCGCGGGATCACGATCAAAGCGCAAACCGTGCGCCTCGACTATCCTGCAAAGGACGGCCACACCTATCAGCTCAACCTGATGGACACGCCAGGCCACGTCGACTTTGCGTACGAGGTTTCGCGGTCGCTCGCTGCCTGCGAAGGCGCGGTTCTCGTCGTCGATGCGAGCCAGGGTGTCGAAGCGCAAACGCTGGCCAACGTCTATCAGGCACTCGACAACGATCTCGAGATCCTTCCAGTCCTGAACAAGATCGATCTGCCCGCCGCAGACGCCGATCGCGTGAAGCAGCAGATCGAGGACGTGATCGGGATCGACGCTTCGGCGGCCATTGGCGTCTCCGCCAAGACGGGTCTCAATATCGAGGCCGTTCTCGACGCGATCGTGGAACGGCTGCCGCCGCCGAAGGGCGATGGAAATAAGCCGCTCAAGGCGATGCTGATCGATAGCTGGTACGATGCCTATCTCGGCGTTGTCGTTCTGGTGCGCATCATCGATGGCAAGCTGAAGAAGGGCCAACGCGTCAAGCTTCTGTCGACGGGCGCGAGTTATCAGATCGAACGCGTCGGCATCTTCCGTCCCAAGCAGGAAACGCTGGAATATCTCGGGCCGGGCGAGATCGGCTTTTTTACCGCCGCAATCAAGGAAGTTGCCGACACGCGCGTCGGCGACACCATCACCGACGAGAAAAACCCGACGACCGAAGCTCTCCCCGGCTTCAAACCGGCTCAGCCGGTCGTCTTCTGCGGTCTCTTTCCCGTGGACGCTGCGGACTTCGAAGACCTGCGCGAAGCCATGGGCAAGCTCAGGCTGAACGACGCGAGCTTTTCATTCGAGGCCGAAAGCTCTGCTGCGCTCGGGTTCGGCTTTCGCTGCGGTTTCCTTGGGCTTTTGCACCTTGAAATCATAACGGAGCGGCTCGAACGCGAGTTTAATCTGGACCTCATCACGACCGCGCCGTCGGTGATCTATCACCTGCATATGAACGACGGATCGATGATCGAGATGCACAATCCGGCGGACATGCCGGAGGTGGTGCGGATCGATCATATCGAGGAACCGTGGATCGAAGCGACGATCCTGGTGCCCGACGATTATTTGGGCGCGGTGCTGAAGCTCTGTCAGGATAGGCGCGGCCGGCAGAAGCAGCTGACCTACGCCGGCTCTCGCGCGATGGTCATGTATGAGCTGCCGTTGAACGAGGTCGTGTTCGACTTCTACGATCGCTTGAAGAGCGTATCGCGCGGCTACGCGTCGTTCGACTATCACATCAAGGATTACGAGGAAGGCGATCTCGTCAAACTGTCGATCCTGGTGAACGGCGAACCGGTGGACGCGCTGTCAATCGTCGTGCATCGCTCGCGCGCGGAGAGCCGCGGCCGTTCGATGTGCGAGAAGCTCAAAGAGCTGATCCCGCCGCATCTCTTCCAGATTCCCATTCAGGCTGCGATTGGGGCGAAGGTCATTGCGCGCGAGACGATCAGGGCGCTGCGTAAAGACGTTCTTGCCAAATGCTACGGCGGCGATATTTCGCGAAAGCGCAAGCTGCTCGACAAGCAGAAGGCGGGCAAGAAGAAGATGCGCGAATTCGGCAAGGTCGAGATTCCGCAAGAAGCGTTCATCAACGCACTCAAGATGGACGACAATTGA
- the pheS gene encoding phenylalanine--tRNA ligase subunit alpha: MGGSNDLSKLEADLLEEISSAADLPALDGVRVSALGKKGRVSELMSKLGSLPAEERKSFGQTVNALKGKIGEALDARKAALEDAALDLRLKTERADVTLPVRLGPVSEGRIHPVSQVLDEVIEIFADMGFAVAEGPDIETDEMNFDKLNIPAEHPARQDHDTFYFSPKPDGSRLLLRTHTSPVQIRTMVSQKPPIRIIAPGRVYRCDSDQTHTPMFHQIEGLVIDEATHMGHLKWVLQEFCKAFFEVDEVKMRFRASHFPFTEPSMEVDIGAEAIGKPGQWLEILGCGMVHPNVIRNCGLDPEKYQGFAFGVGLDRLTMLKYAIPDLRAFFSGDLTWLRHYGFSMLDVPTLGGGLSS, encoded by the coding sequence ATGGGCGGTTCGAACGATCTCTCCAAACTCGAAGCCGACCTGCTGGAAGAAATTTCCAGCGCCGCGGACCTTCCCGCGCTCGATGGCGTGCGTGTTTCGGCACTGGGCAAGAAGGGACGCGTTTCCGAGTTGATGAGCAAGCTCGGCTCTCTTCCGGCCGAAGAGCGCAAGAGCTTTGGGCAGACCGTCAATGCGTTGAAGGGCAAGATCGGCGAAGCGCTGGACGCTCGCAAAGCGGCGCTTGAAGATGCCGCGCTCGACTTGCGCCTCAAGACAGAACGCGCCGACGTAACTCTGCCTGTGCGCCTTGGCCCCGTTTCGGAAGGCCGCATTCACCCGGTTAGCCAGGTTCTCGACGAAGTCATCGAAATTTTCGCCGACATGGGATTCGCCGTCGCGGAAGGTCCGGATATCGAGACGGACGAAATGAACTTCGACAAGCTCAACATTCCGGCGGAGCATCCTGCTCGGCAGGACCACGACACGTTCTACTTCTCGCCGAAGCCCGATGGCTCGCGGCTACTGCTGCGCACGCATACCAGCCCGGTGCAAATCCGCACGATGGTTTCGCAAAAGCCGCCGATCCGCATCATCGCGCCCGGCCGCGTCTACCGCTGCGACAGCGACCAGACGCATACGCCGATGTTCCATCAGATCGAAGGTCTGGTGATCGACGAAGCCACGCACATGGGGCACCTGAAATGGGTGCTGCAAGAATTCTGCAAAGCGTTCTTCGAAGTCGATGAAGTGAAGATGCGGTTCCGCGCTTCACACTTCCCGTTCACCGAGCCGTCGATGGAAGTCGACATTGGTGCCGAAGCGATCGGCAAGCCCGGACAGTGGCTCGAAATTCTCGGCTGCGGAATGGTGCATCCGAACGTGATCCGCAATTGCGGGCTCGATCCGGAAAAATATCAGGGCTTCGCTTTCGGCGTCGGTCTCGATCGGCTGACGATGCTGAAGTACGCGATCCCCGATCTGCGTGCGTTCTTCTCCGGCGATCTGACATGGCTGCGCCACTACGGCTTTTCGATGCTTGACGTACCGACGCTTGGCGGCGGGCTGTCGTCGTGA
- a CDS encoding NAD(P)/FAD-dependent oxidoreductase — MSILEPAIDTEPKIHHIIIVGGGAGGLELATQLGHKLGRKGKAEITLVDRARTHVWKPLLHEIAAGSMDTGRHELPYQAHGHWHGFRYRYGEMIGLDRANKRVHLAATHDEDGREITPDRWFHYDTLVLAIGSVSNDFGTPGVAENAIMLDTPEQAERFNRRLLNACVRAYAQQGPVRPGQLHVAIIGAGATGTELAAELHHAARGLVAFGLDKIDPEKDIKITLIEAAPRILPALPEHLSTATTNILTGLGVEVRAGSRVTSVTPEGVNLANGDFIPSELVVWAAGVKGPDVLSKLDGLEVSRANTLVVKPTLQTTRDDDIFVIGDAAYLVPEGETQAIPPRAQAAHQEASHLVRQLQRKMHGEKNLTPFKYRDFGSLVSLGHYSTVGNLMGFISGKSLRIEGWFAKLMYRSLYKMHEMALHGPIKVTLDSVSRLLTRRTQPQVKLH, encoded by the coding sequence ATGAGCATTTTAGAACCCGCTATCGATACTGAACCTAAGATTCATCACATCATTATCGTCGGCGGTGGCGCAGGCGGATTAGAACTCGCGACGCAGCTCGGTCATAAACTCGGACGTAAGGGCAAAGCGGAAATCACGCTCGTCGATCGGGCGCGGACACACGTTTGGAAGCCGCTGCTGCATGAGATTGCTGCTGGCAGCATGGACACCGGGCGGCATGAGCTGCCGTATCAAGCGCACGGACACTGGCATGGATTCCGGTATCGTTATGGCGAGATGATCGGTCTCGATCGTGCGAACAAGCGCGTACATCTCGCGGCGACGCACGACGAAGACGGTCGTGAGATCACGCCGGATCGCTGGTTTCACTACGACACGCTCGTGCTGGCGATCGGCAGCGTCTCGAACGATTTCGGAACGCCGGGCGTCGCTGAGAACGCGATCATGCTCGACACGCCGGAGCAAGCCGAGCGCTTCAACCGCCGCCTGCTGAATGCGTGCGTGCGCGCCTATGCGCAGCAAGGGCCCGTTCGGCCTGGGCAGCTTCACGTCGCCATCATCGGCGCGGGCGCGACCGGCACGGAACTCGCTGCTGAGCTGCATCATGCTGCGCGCGGCCTCGTGGCCTTCGGTCTCGACAAGATCGATCCCGAGAAGGACATCAAGATCACGCTAATCGAAGCTGCTCCGCGCATTCTACCTGCGCTGCCGGAGCACCTTTCCACCGCGACGACGAATATTCTGACGGGTCTCGGCGTCGAAGTCCGTGCCGGAAGCCGCGTCACCAGCGTCACGCCCGAGGGTGTCAATCTCGCGAACGGCGATTTCATTCCGTCGGAACTGGTTGTTTGGGCTGCGGGCGTCAAAGGGCCGGATGTGCTTTCCAAGCTCGACGGACTTGAGGTTAGCCGCGCCAATACGCTGGTTGTTAAGCCGACGCTTCAGACCACGCGTGACGACGATATTTTCGTTATCGGCGATGCCGCTTATCTGGTTCCCGAAGGTGAAACGCAGGCTATCCCACCGCGCGCTCAGGCGGCGCACCAGGAAGCCTCGCATCTCGTCCGCCAGTTGCAGCGGAAGATGCACGGGGAAAAGAACCTCACGCCGTTCAAGTACCGCGATTTCGGTTCTCTCGTTTCGCTTGGGCACTATTCGACCGTCGGCAACCTGATGGGCTTCATCTCCGGCAAGTCGCTGCGGATCGAAGGCTGGTTTGCGAAGCTGATGTACCGGTCGCTGTACAAGATGCACGAGATGGCGCTGCACGGGCCGATCAAAGTGACACTCGACTCGGTATCGCGCCTGTTGACGCGCCGTACGCAGCCGCAGGTGAAGCTGCATTAA
- a CDS encoding cold-shock protein: MSNGTVKWFNGQKGYGFIQPEEGGNDVFVHISAVERAGLQSLREGQKIFFETERGRNGKIAAVNLRPL, translated from the coding sequence ATGTCGAACGGGACTGTCAAGTGGTTCAACGGTCAAAAAGGATACGGCTTTATTCAACCAGAAGAAGGTGGCAACGACGTTTTCGTGCACATCTCGGCGGTTGAACGTGCCGGCCTGCAGTCGCTTCGTGAGGGTCAGAAGATCTTCTTCGAAACTGAGCGTGGACGTAACGGCAAGATCGCTGCCGTAAACCTCCGCCCGCTCTAA
- the rpmI gene encoding 50S ribosomal protein L35, giving the protein MPKMKTKSGAKKRFKMTGTGKVVAAQAGKRHGMIKRTAKFIQKARGTGVLNDSDAKIVKKYMPYSR; this is encoded by the coding sequence ATGCCAAAGATGAAGACCAAGAGCGGCGCCAAAAAGCGCTTCAAGATGACGGGAACGGGCAAGGTTGTCGCCGCCCAGGCCGGCAAACGCCACGGCATGATCAAGCGGACTGCGAAGTTCATTCAGAAGGCCCGTGGCACGGGCGTGCTGAACGATTCCGACGCGAAGATCGTCAAGAAATACATGCCGTACAGCCGGTGA
- a CDS encoding PepSY domain-containing protein: MRRMMTAAALTLAMGFAAGNALADKDRPPTAEETSAISSALTSAGYKSWGKVELDDGKWEVDDAIAADGKKYDVDLSTDYKIIKQKLDND, translated from the coding sequence ATGAGACGAATGATGACCGCCGCCGCGCTGACGTTGGCAATGGGGTTCGCTGCAGGAAACGCTCTGGCAGATAAGGACCGCCCGCCCACCGCCGAGGAAACAAGCGCGATCAGCTCGGCGCTGACCAGTGCCGGATATAAATCGTGGGGTAAGGTGGAACTCGACGATGGCAAGTGGGAAGTCGACGACGCAATCGCCGCTGACGGCAAGAAGTACGATGTCGATCTCAGCACCGACTACAAGATCATAAAGCAAAAACTCGACAACGATTGA
- the pheT gene encoding phenylalanine--tRNA ligase subunit beta, with amino-acid sequence MKFTLSWLKDHLETTATLEQIETTLSAIGLEVEHIEDPAKALGAFKVARIVEAKKHPNADKLQVVQVEVAKGKPLMEVVCGAPNARVGLVSVFAPLGTYIPGSKITLEKKPVRGVVSNGMMCSAAELELSDESAGILELPEDWADRVGESYIDAAGLNDPVIEVKLTPNRPDCTGVRGIARDLAAAGLGTLKPEPKLGPIKETGDGLIPVKLEFTPETASACPVFAARTVRGVKNGPSPDWLQQRLKAVGLRPINALVDVTNYISLDRGRPLHVYDADKLKGTIHARLGKAGESFLGLDDKDHAIDPTMCVIADDTGPLGLGGIMGGETTGSTEATTTVLIESAYFDPVRTAATGRKVGLQTDARYRFERGVDPASVKPGLDLATDMILKLCGGEASKATIAGKEPIENRVIAFDFARVEKLAGLKIDDAEIATILKALGFTIEDKPNAAKIGVPSWRPDIHGPADLVEEVVRIAGLDRVPATALPRGHGIAQAVLTPTQKRVRRARRLLASRGCVEAVTWSFIPKAEAERFGGGSDAVELANPISTEMSSMRPGLLPGLLASVTRNRNRGIADVALFEVGQAYRGDRPEDQYLSATVVRSGTAALDGAGRHWAGASADVSLFDAKADAYALLAALGVDPSKAQVTRDCPPWYHPGRSATLRLGPKTVLAHFGELHPATLKALDVEAPAVACEVFIDALPAEKKKSRAKARLAASDLLPVTRDIAFVVGKDVPAGDIIKAATNADKDLIRAVTVFDVFEGGNLAAEGKKSIGIEITIQPLAETLTDQAIEAVTQKVIADVKKVTGGELRT; translated from the coding sequence ATGAAATTCACGCTGTCCTGGCTGAAGGACCATCTCGAAACGACGGCGACGCTCGAGCAGATCGAGACGACGTTGTCGGCGATTGGTCTCGAAGTCGAACACATCGAAGACCCGGCAAAGGCGCTTGGGGCTTTCAAGGTCGCGCGCATCGTCGAAGCGAAGAAGCATCCGAACGCTGACAAGTTGCAGGTCGTGCAAGTCGAAGTCGCGAAGGGCAAGCCGCTGATGGAGGTCGTCTGCGGCGCTCCGAACGCGCGCGTCGGACTCGTTTCGGTGTTCGCGCCGCTCGGCACTTACATTCCCGGTTCGAAAATCACGCTGGAAAAGAAGCCGGTGCGCGGCGTCGTCTCGAACGGCATGATGTGCTCTGCAGCGGAACTCGAACTTTCGGACGAGAGCGCCGGGATTCTCGAACTCCCGGAGGACTGGGCTGACCGCGTTGGCGAAAGCTATATCGACGCTGCGGGGCTGAACGATCCGGTCATTGAAGTTAAGCTGACGCCGAACCGGCCCGACTGCACAGGCGTGCGCGGCATTGCCCGTGACTTGGCCGCAGCAGGTCTCGGCACTCTGAAGCCAGAGCCTAAGCTCGGACCGATCAAGGAAACGGGTGACGGCCTGATTCCCGTGAAACTTGAATTCACGCCGGAGACAGCAAGCGCCTGTCCCGTTTTCGCGGCGCGCACCGTGCGCGGCGTCAAAAATGGACCGTCACCCGACTGGTTGCAGCAGCGTTTAAAGGCGGTTGGCCTACGTCCGATCAATGCGCTCGTGGATGTGACGAACTACATCTCGCTCGATCGCGGCCGTCCGCTGCACGTCTATGACGCCGACAAGCTCAAAGGCACGATCCACGCGCGGCTCGGCAAAGCGGGCGAATCTTTCCTCGGTCTCGATGACAAGGATCATGCCATCGACCCGACGATGTGCGTCATCGCTGACGATACCGGCCCGCTTGGGCTTGGCGGTATCATGGGCGGAGAGACCACCGGTTCGACTGAAGCGACAACGACCGTGCTGATCGAGAGTGCATATTTCGATCCTGTCCGAACGGCTGCTACTGGCCGCAAAGTGGGCCTGCAGACGGATGCACGCTATCGCTTCGAGCGCGGCGTTGATCCGGCTTCGGTGAAGCCTGGGCTCGACCTCGCAACCGACATGATTTTGAAGCTCTGCGGCGGCGAAGCCTCGAAGGCGACAATTGCGGGCAAAGAGCCAATCGAAAATCGCGTCATTGCATTTGATTTCGCGCGCGTCGAAAAGCTTGCCGGTCTCAAGATCGACGATGCGGAAATCGCGACTATACTGAAGGCGCTCGGTTTCACGATCGAGGATAAGCCGAACGCTGCGAAAATCGGCGTGCCAAGCTGGCGGCCGGACATTCACGGACCTGCGGATCTCGTTGAAGAAGTCGTGCGTATTGCGGGCCTCGATCGCGTTCCCGCCACTGCTCTACCGCGTGGCCACGGAATTGCTCAAGCCGTGCTGACGCCAACGCAGAAACGCGTTCGCCGTGCTCGCCGGTTGCTGGCATCGCGCGGATGCGTCGAGGCGGTGACGTGGAGCTTCATTCCGAAAGCTGAGGCGGAGCGCTTCGGCGGCGGATCGGACGCGGTTGAGCTTGCGAACCCGATTTCGACTGAGATGTCGTCGATGCGGCCGGGGCTGCTGCCGGGTCTTCTCGCGTCCGTTACGCGCAACCGGAATCGCGGCATCGCGGACGTCGCGCTGTTCGAAGTTGGGCAGGCCTATCGCGGCGACCGGCCGGAGGATCAATACCTGAGCGCGACCGTTGTCCGCTCTGGAACGGCTGCACTTGACGGTGCGGGACGTCACTGGGCGGGCGCGAGCGCTGACGTCAGCCTGTTCGATGCCAAAGCCGATGCGTACGCTCTGCTCGCGGCACTGGGTGTCGATCCGTCCAAGGCCCAGGTTACGCGCGATTGCCCTCCCTGGTATCACCCGGGGCGTTCCGCAACGCTGCGACTTGGACCGAAGACTGTATTGGCTCATTTCGGCGAACTGCATCCGGCGACCCTCAAGGCGCTCGACGTTGAAGCACCCGCCGTTGCGTGCGAAGTTTTCATCGACGCTTTGCCAGCGGAAAAGAAGAAGTCGCGGGCCAAGGCTCGGTTGGCGGCGTCCGACTTGTTGCCTGTCACGCGTGACATTGCGTTCGTGGTAGGCAAAGACGTTCCTGCCGGAGATATTATTAAAGCCGCGACGAATGCCGATAAGGATCTCATTCGCGCCGTGACCGTTTTTGACGTGTTCGAGGGAGGTAACCTCGCTGCCGAAGGAAAGAAGTCGATCGGCATCGAGATCACTATTCAACCGCTCGCCGAAACCTTGACTGACCAGGCCATCGAGGCTGTGACTCAGAAAGTTATAGCTGACGTGAAGAAGGTCACGGGAGGAGAGCTCCGCACTTGA